A single window of Leptospira koniambonensis DNA harbors:
- the pgsC gene encoding poly-gamma-glutamate biosynthesis protein PgsC codes for MDLLSISIGLGLGISLFFSEFFGIAGGLVVPGYFALQLQNPISILLTLSVSLCVFGLGKVISKFVILYGKRRTAILLLLGFVLDAIGNEWIFPRIFKDIIHLGSEVKAVGHIIPGLIAVWMDRQGWLETLASLLTASVIVRLILILFLGKELLP; via the coding sequence ATGGATTTATTAAGTATTTCCATTGGACTAGGACTCGGGATCAGTTTATTCTTTTCTGAGTTTTTTGGAATTGCAGGTGGACTTGTAGTTCCAGGCTATTTTGCATTACAGCTCCAAAATCCGATCAGTATTCTTCTTACATTATCTGTAAGTTTATGTGTTTTTGGTTTAGGAAAAGTTATTTCAAAATTTGTAATATTATATGGAAAAAGAAGAACTGCAATTCTTCTCCTTCTTGGGTTTGTATTAGACGCAATCGGTAACGAATGGATATTTCCTAGGATTTTTAAAGACATTATTCATTTAGGATCAGAAGTAAAAGCTGTAGGTCATATTATTCCTGGACTTATTGCAGTATGGATGGATAGACAGGGTTGGTTGGAAACCTTGGCGTCTTTACTCACTGCTTCTGTAATTGTTCGTTTGATATTAATTCTATTTCTTGGAAAGGAGTTATTACCTTGA
- the pgsB gene encoding poly-gamma-glutamate synthase PgsB: protein MSEFLILFPLLLVLLGFGSIEYIFHRSRRNKIPVRIHVNGTRGKSSVTRLIASGLKEGGFQVLAKTTGTVPRLIFSDGSEKNIIRYGAPNILEQKFAIQEAARLNVNVIVLECMALLPFNQKVSEEKLIKATHTIITNVKEDHLEIMGPEKKDIALALSGSIPEANILFTSEKEFFPFFQEICKKKNTEIVPTRLEKYSNLNYMQGFIYYEHPENVVLALEVCESLGVNPEIAIQGMWSHSPDLGATFFTKYNLGKNKIAFVNGFAANDPSSAASIWENAISKFPEFKYKVALVNCRKDRPERSEQMAKEILSWKKDPADLILIAGEETEVFKKTCLKFGLGNSKLEDLKYMDAKEVLGFFENSLPSNSMVVGLGNIGGLGLELLENLKQKEISKD from the coding sequence GTGTCCGAATTTCTCATATTATTTCCATTACTTCTGGTTTTATTAGGATTTGGATCTATAGAATATATTTTTCATCGGTCTAGGAGAAATAAAATCCCAGTTCGAATTCATGTAAACGGAACTCGAGGAAAAAGTTCAGTCACAAGATTGATTGCATCCGGTTTGAAAGAAGGTGGATTTCAAGTTCTTGCTAAAACCACCGGAACTGTTCCAAGGTTGATCTTTTCTGATGGTTCTGAAAAAAATATAATCAGATACGGTGCTCCCAATATTTTAGAGCAAAAGTTTGCGATCCAAGAAGCGGCAAGACTCAATGTGAATGTAATCGTTTTGGAATGTATGGCTCTTCTTCCTTTCAACCAAAAAGTCTCTGAAGAAAAATTGATCAAGGCTACGCATACAATCATCACAAATGTAAAAGAAGATCATTTGGAAATTATGGGGCCAGAGAAGAAGGATATAGCCTTGGCTCTAAGCGGCTCCATTCCTGAAGCTAATATACTATTCACTTCTGAGAAAGAGTTTTTTCCATTCTTCCAAGAGATATGTAAAAAGAAAAATACAGAAATTGTTCCGACCCGTCTTGAAAAATATTCTAACCTTAACTATATGCAAGGTTTTATATATTATGAACATCCTGAAAATGTAGTTTTAGCACTAGAAGTATGTGAATCTTTAGGGGTTAACCCTGAGATTGCAATCCAAGGAATGTGGTCTCATTCTCCTGATTTGGGAGCTACTTTTTTTACTAAATACAATCTAGGAAAAAATAAAATAGCATTTGTAAATGGTTTTGCTGCGAACGATCCAAGTTCCGCCGCAAGTATTTGGGAAAATGCAATTTCAAAGTTTCCTGAATTTAAATATAAAGTCGCTCTAGTGAATTGTAGAAAGGATAGGCCTGAAAGATCCGAACAGATGGCAAAAGAAATTCTCTCTTGGAAAAAAGATCCTGCTGACTTGATCTTGATTGCAGGGGAGGAAACAGAAGTATTCAAAAAGACATGTTTGAAATTTGGTTTAGGGAATTCTAAATTAGAAGATCTAAAATATATGGATGCAAAAGAGGTCTTGGGATTTTTTGAAAATTCTCTGCCTTCTAATTCTATGGTAGTTGGTCTTGGAAATATAGGCGGATTAGGTTTAGAACTTCTGGAAAATTTAAAACAAAAGGAAATATCTAAAGATTGA